The genomic segment aaaagccagcatctctgatggtatgggggtgcataaaagcatacggtatgggcagcttgcaaggtttggaaggcactatgaatgctgaaaggtatataaaggttttagagcaacattaaatgaaaaatacgtcaaagacaaccacaaactcttcagcagctagaaacctatatcagacaagaatgggaccaaattccaacaccaaaactccagaaactcataacctcgatgcccagacatcttcaaactgttttgaaaagaagaggagatgctacaccatggtaaacatgcccccgtcccaactattttgagacctgtagcaggcatcatatctgaaatgagctaattttgtgcataaaattgtaaaatttctcagtttaaacatttgttatgttatctgtgttctattgtgaataaaatattggctcatgtgatttgaaagtcttttagttttcattttattcaaatgtaaaaaaaaaaaaaaacgtcccaactttttcgAAATtcgggttgtgtgtgtgtatatatatatatatatatatatatatatatatatatatatatatataaaaaattttttttttttttcatttatattattttaatgacaatacataaatattattattaatattatgatgatgtatttttcctttgttcatccaaaatataatttcttattttttttatttattttaattttgcattgAAATATTACCCAAAAGTATGACGTGATAAAATTtcaagtttatatttttttttggtcaaaggGAAAGACATTCTGTACAAGGCAGGTCAGAAAAATGAACAAGTTGTGAAAGAGAGCAAGAAATTGTGTCAAAGGTTCTTTCCTATATAATAAGCTGCAAAGCCGGGCCGGTATTTCAAATCCTGAGGGTCATACTGGACGCAGGCAGGAGGGAGTCTGAAGGAATGTGTCAGATCGCCAAGTGAcccaaaaaacacacacacacacacacacacacacacacacacacacacacgcacacacgcacacacgcacacacgcgtGTCTGCTCCAATATCCTTCCCTACAGTAATCAACATAGGCCtttcctgtttttactgtgtgaTGCCTTCTGTCCGTCAGATAAAGCTTTCTGCTCCTGGATTCAAGATGAAGTGCGTCTTTGTGATTAGTTGTCTTTGTGCCAGGCCTAAACCTGCAATCATCTCTTACCATCTGTATTTCCGTCTCACTGAGAAACCAAAGCTGAGCCTTTCTGACACATAACACACAAGCAGTCATTTTACCGTGCGCTGAACACTGTTTTATGATTAAACAAACGATTTCTCTATGGTTTCTGACTATGTTTTTGGCCTTTTGTAGGATTCAAAGTTAAAGAAGGTTAAATCAAAGCGAGAAAAAGGAGACAAGAAGTTGTTTCCATCACAGGACGATGAACACATCTTGCTTACAGGAGTCACTGTCTCTCACAGAAGAGGGTAAGACGGCATTCATTTACTAAAGTTAGATGAAGCTAGTGAATGTTTTGCAAGTCTCAGAAGTTCATTATGTATTTTTAGatgattataatatttttagatTATTATACCCAGTAAGTAGGGCTAGGTCTGATGAGCAAAATCTTATATTATTATACCATCTATATTacaataacaatatttttttttttcatagctaTTTTTGCTGAAAGGTAaacctaataaataaataaaataaatatatataatataaatatatatatatatatatacacacacacacagtatctcacaaaagtgagtacacccctcacatttcagcaaccattttagtatatcttctcaagggacaatagtatagaaatgaaacttgtatatattttggagtagtcaatgtgctgcttgtatagtagtatagatttactgtcctctgaaaataactcaacatacagccattattgtcaaaatagctggcaacaaaagtgagtacaccctaagtgataacagttgtatgttgtttaaccatgcacagccacatgtcctattcatcatgttcatgtttttgtctgcttgacaggaccatacaaatgtgtggatcttgtattaaagcagttaaaatttggtgctttgagtacaattctctcatactgatcactggatgttcaacatggcacctcatggcaaagaactctctgaggatttgagaaatagaattgttgctctccacaaagatggcctaggctataagaagatcggtaacaccataaaactgagttacagtacagtggccagggtcatagagagaggttttccaagactggttccactcagaacaggccaaagaagttgaatcaaagaagttgagtcCTCGTGCTTTGcatcaggtgcagaagctggcttcaaaaaacagatgcatgagtgctgccagcattgctttagaggttgcagaagcggaaggtgagcttgtcagtgctcagactaTATGCCGCACGCTGCAACAAGACGGTTTGCATGGCCGtcgtcgtcccagaaggaagcctcttctgaagctggctcacaagaaagcccgcaaacagtttgctgaagacaacctgtccaagagcatgaattactggaaccatgtcctgtgatgtgtttggctcagatggtgtcaagcatgtgtggcgacgccctggtgaggagtaccaagaacattatgtcttgcctacagtcaagcatggtggtggtagcatcatggtctggggctgcatgattgctggtggtactggggagctctgcttcattgaaggaaacatggattccaacatgtactgtgacattctgaagcagaacatgatgccctccCTTCGGAAACTGGACCGAacggcatgataatgaccccaaacacaccaccaagatgacaactgccttgctgaggaagctgaaggtgaaggtgatggagtggtCAAGTACtgtatgtctccagacctgaaccctattgagcacctgtggggcatcctcaagcggaaggtgaagcgccatgtgtctaacatccagcagctccgtgatgtcattatggaggactggaagaggatcccagaaacaacctgtgcagctctggtgaactccatgcccaggaggattaaggcagtgctagataacaatggtgctcacagaaaatattgacactttggacacagttttgacatgttcacttagggtgtactcacttttgttgccagttatttagacaataatggctgtatgttgagttattttcagaggaccgtaaatctgtactgctatacaagctgcacattgactactcCACATTGACTACtatatccaattttcatttctatagtattgtcccttgagaacatataataaaatggttgctgaaatgtgaggggtgtactcacttttgtgagatactgtgtatgtatgtgtatgtgtatatatgtgtgtgtgtgtgtgtgtgtgtatatatatatatatataaatattaacttGGTTCCTTTAGTCATTTTTAGTAGCTGAAACATTATAGATGTTAGAATGGCCATTAGCAAATGTTTTTATGATGTTGAAGAGATGGAAATCTAATGTTTTTGAGCTgtttatcagatgtttgtagacaaagaaaatgcttaaaatagAACACAGTGCTTTCCAGATTAAGTGCTTTTTACAGACATCTTGGCGTTGGATGTGCTTGGTGGGAAAATTAAAAATCTCATTATCCAGATATTTTGGTCTGCCTTAAACTTGCACCATTGGTTGAGTCAGAAATTGACACATTGGGCAGCTGAAGCAAACAAAGCAATGTTGTAAAAGCACCACAGAGCCGCAGTGTTTACAGTCTTTGGGGAAATGAACCAGTGGCTTACTTATTGTTGACTCTGCATATTAAAGTTGGATTAAAAGGATTTTAACAGTAAAGTTGTACACGCAGCACCTTTGTGTGCCTAGAAATGAAGATATTCATActgtatgaaataaaaatagaaatatatctTTAGCAATGGAAAATTTCAGATGTATGGTTTTGTGCATAAACATAGTGTAACTTTAAATAAGCCCTTCAACCATCAAGTGTCTGAAATGGAAACCGCACCCTGCGGCCCAGCCTCTGTCTTTCCTGCTATAGCACATGAGGCCGCCTTGTGCCATTATGGCACATAACCAAATATCATATATACAGCATAATGAATTTACTCTCTAGCCTTTCATATATGGAaattttgagatatatatattatttttaagtaaagaaattattaattttattcagaagatgcattaaattgatcaaaagtgacagtaacaacatcaGCATATTGGattaatttctgaaggatcatgtgacactaaagactggagtaatgatgcagttttgcatcacaggaataaattacgttttaaaatataaacagacaatattaagacactattacattttaaataatatttcacaatattactgtatttaatgTTAGTGTATGTCCTGTATATACAttattactgcatttttgatcaaataaatgcagtttttgaggcttcttccaaaaacattaaaaatatatcattattattaataataattattattttattttacttttttaatatctGCTCTCTGAGATTTATTGAAATTTGCTTATTTGTTAAGCTATTGGATGTTTTTTTCAGTTATGTAAGCAGTAGCAATGATGATAAGAAATAGTTTGGGTAGAACATTTTCAATTTACAATGAATCATACTCCTTTGTTCTCTTTCTCAGGTCTGCTAAGAAAAACTGGGAGGACGACAAGAGCAAACCGCACTCAGAAAAAGACAAAGCGCACTGTCTATGGGACAGCATCACCATGACGATGAAGCAAATCACACCTACAAAGAAGATTGACAAGATGGAGGGCTGGGAACCACCTCAGCTGAACGACGGAAAGGAGGAGGAAAAAGAAGAGCCGGAGAAGAAGAGGAGTGACTCGTCCCCACCGTCTCTGTCACTGTCTCTGCCGCATTCTCTGGGTTTGCCGTCCTGGGTTGGTTTGGGTTTGGAGGAGGACTCGTCTCGCTATGCTAGTTTGACTGAGTCACAGACTGGCGGCCCTGCCCAGTGGGCGGCCCGGGCACGAGATAAATTAGCTGCCGTCCGTCGCAGAAGTCCAGCCAGCCTATCAGAAAGCAGTTGGGAGGGGCTTAAATGATTTAGCATTAGCATCTGTTAGAATGGCCACGCCCCCTTGTATACAACTCTAATTGGACAGCCCACCTATGTGAAAAGTAGGACCCTCAGACCAAGAGTGCCTGCTCCCGAT from the Ctenopharyngodon idella isolate HZGC_01 chromosome 22, HZGC01, whole genome shotgun sequence genome contains:
- the si:ch211-225h24.2 gene encoding testis development-related protein isoform X1, with the translated sequence MFKKSKSKVLVDEASEEDDVSWHHEHASKDKDSEGTEEVLSPSTKDSKLKKVKSKREKGDKKLFPSQDDEHILLTGVTVSHRRGSAKKNWEDDKSKPHSEKDKAHCLWDSITMTMKQITPTKKIDKMEGWEPPQLNDGKEEEKEEPEKKRSDSSPPSLSLSLPHSLGLPSWVGLGLEEDSSRYASLTESQTGGPAQWAARARDKLAAVRRRSPASLSESSWEGLK
- the si:ch211-225h24.2 gene encoding testis development-related protein isoform X2 — protein: MFKKSKSKVLVDEASEEDDVSWHHEHASKDSKLKKVKSKREKGDKKLFPSQDDEHILLTGVTVSHRRGSAKKNWEDDKSKPHSEKDKAHCLWDSITMTMKQITPTKKIDKMEGWEPPQLNDGKEEEKEEPEKKRSDSSPPSLSLSLPHSLGLPSWVGLGLEEDSSRYASLTESQTGGPAQWAARARDKLAAVRRRSPASLSESSWEGLK